One part of the Candidatus Polarisedimenticolaceae bacterium genome encodes these proteins:
- a CDS encoding GldG family protein codes for MGVRNRDELTARDGVDHARAAKRGAGSLAYAALVVGVVVVAILVSFRLGVRWDLSSQGTNVLSPMTVSALDGLGETVTVYALYPDSHPAYEAYRDLLELYRQRSTRVKFEFIDPVAQPGKVRELGVKHDQAGATRAGLSVAVRGDRRLVFRGNGEAEVTNALLEVGSDRPRLVGILRGYGELDPESSGDLGFARAVEALRQEYYDVRALRLSEGIPDTVTVLVVAGPNLPIPAADRAVLDAWLERGGRLLCMVEPGEDHGLNESIGRYGLRVTADRVLELGGAQIQGNPEFVRATGYSRHPIVRGFQGNLPSAFPTVAAVVHFEPGDPLVFHDAIVSSTQQAVALTPDGRREQGPFDFAAASWKRLTGTGGVDREIRVVAVGDAQFASNAYLAEQANRNLFLNMVGWLAQAEGLISIRRQPLEGQVFAITRGQVPGMWAAFLGPAAGVLLLGFIVFLGRRGR; via the coding sequence GTGGGGGTCCGCAACCGCGACGAGCTCACCGCCCGCGACGGGGTGGACCACGCGCGCGCGGCGAAACGCGGCGCCGGCAGCCTCGCCTACGCGGCGCTCGTCGTCGGCGTCGTCGTCGTGGCGATCCTCGTCTCGTTCCGCCTGGGCGTGCGGTGGGACCTCAGCTCCCAGGGAACGAACGTGCTCAGCCCGATGACGGTGTCGGCGCTCGACGGCCTGGGCGAGACCGTCACCGTCTACGCGCTCTACCCCGACAGCCACCCGGCCTACGAGGCGTACCGCGACCTGCTCGAGCTGTACCGGCAGCGCTCGACGCGCGTGAAGTTCGAGTTCATCGACCCCGTCGCACAGCCGGGGAAGGTGCGCGAGCTCGGCGTGAAGCACGACCAGGCGGGGGCGACGCGCGCGGGGCTGTCGGTCGCGGTGCGCGGCGATCGGCGTCTCGTGTTCCGCGGGAACGGCGAGGCCGAGGTCACCAACGCCCTGCTCGAGGTCGGCTCGGACCGGCCTCGCCTCGTCGGGATCCTGCGCGGCTACGGGGAGCTCGATCCGGAGTCGAGCGGGGACCTGGGCTTCGCCAGGGCGGTCGAGGCGCTCCGGCAGGAGTACTACGACGTCCGCGCGCTCCGGCTGTCCGAGGGGATCCCGGACACCGTGACGGTGCTCGTCGTCGCGGGGCCCAACCTCCCGATCCCCGCCGCCGACCGGGCGGTCCTCGACGCCTGGCTCGAGCGGGGGGGCCGGCTGCTGTGCATGGTGGAGCCCGGCGAGGACCACGGTCTCAACGAGTCGATCGGCCGCTACGGCCTTCGCGTGACGGCCGACCGCGTCCTCGAGCTCGGAGGCGCGCAGATCCAGGGGAACCCGGAGTTCGTGCGGGCCACGGGGTATTCGCGGCATCCGATCGTGCGCGGCTTCCAGGGGAACCTCCCGAGCGCGTTTCCCACGGTCGCGGCGGTCGTCCACTTCGAGCCGGGCGACCCGTTGGTCTTCCACGACGCGATCGTCTCCTCGACCCAGCAGGCCGTGGCCCTGACCCCCGACGGCCGGCGGGAGCAGGGACCGTTCGACTTCGCCGCCGCCTCCTGGAAACGGCTGACCGGGACGGGAGGCGTCGACCGCGAGATCCGCGTCGTCGCGGTGGGCGACGCGCAGTTCGCCTCGAACGCGTACCTCGCGGAGCAGGCGAACCGGAACCTCTTCCTCAACATGGTCGGCTGGCTCGCGCAGGCGGAGGGCCTCATCAGCATCCGCCGGCAGCCCCTCGAGGGCCAGGTCTTCGCGATCACGCGCGGGCAGGTGCCGGGGATGTGGGCGGCGTTCCTCGGACCGGCCGCCGGCGTGCTCCTCCTCGGCTTCATCGTCTTCCTCGGTCGCCGGGGGCGCTGA